A stretch of the Clostridium botulinum genome encodes the following:
- a CDS encoding type 1 glutamine amidotransferase, producing the protein MELNICHMYPDLLNVYGDIGNILILRYRARNRGIKTNIFNVSLNDKFDPKKYDIVFFGGGQDYEQSIVSNDLKKNKKSSIIEYIELNKVFLSVCGGYQLLGNYYVTPSGKEIEGLNALDIYTTSGNKRFIGNTVIYNKEFKETYVGFENHSGKTYIGSLKPLGKVLLGFGNNGEDHSEGCIYKNTFCTYFHGSLLSKNPELADRLISLALKNKYGKFSLPKLDDTYELKAKEFIIKRELS; encoded by the coding sequence TTGGAACTTAATATCTGTCATATGTATCCTGATCTTCTCAATGTTTATGGTGATATAGGAAATATATTAATTTTAAGATATAGAGCTAGAAATAGAGGTATTAAAACTAATATATTTAATGTCTCCCTTAACGATAAATTTGATCCTAAAAAATACGATATTGTATTTTTTGGCGGTGGTCAGGATTATGAACAATCTATAGTATCTAATGATTTAAAGAAAAACAAGAAATCTAGTATTATTGAATATATAGAATTAAACAAAGTATTTTTATCTGTATGTGGTGGATATCAATTACTCGGAAACTACTACGTAACCCCATCTGGTAAAGAAATAGAAGGATTAAATGCTTTAGATATATACACAACTTCTGGTAACAAAAGATTTATAGGAAATACCGTAATATATAATAAAGAATTCAAAGAAACTTATGTAGGATTTGAGAACCATTCTGGCAAGACATATATTGGATCTTTAAAACCTCTCGGTAAAGTTCTTTTAGGATTTGGCAATAATGGAGAAGATCATTCAGAAGGATGTATATATAAAAATACTTTTTGTACTTACTTTCATGGATCATTACTTTCTAAAAATCCCGAATTGGCCGATAGACTAATTTCTTTAGCCCTAAAAAACAAATATGGTAAATTTTCATTACCTAAATTAGATGATACTTATGAATTAAAAGCAAAAGAATTTATAATTAAGCGAGAACTTAGTTAG
- a CDS encoding helix-turn-helix domain-containing protein: MGDYMEVLSIGEKIKRARIYKGYTLKDVCDNKISVSKLSCIENDKVVPESWILEYISSKLNLDIEYLNEDVETQINKNIDRIVKNNDSEDYQKKLKYNLIIADKYGHYELAVSIMHLIFRYFIDRNNLKEAQELIGNYYDVSNKSSDNSCKYNYYMDIATLFYKSNEFYQASIYFRNIRKYASYGEDNKVIAYSIYGEIKCYIKMRYFNDAYKLADKLQLLLEYVSDDLRRAQIYQTLSILSLRENDGKFKDYEKNTYELYKEHKDYTARAMFDFAATMFSIGESNRAIDYIKKAMKVYPYNDKENLVKFMLKCTEELIKNNIFEESSSLVDTTLNYAIKLNNIKFIEKSYYLKAMLLKQQNNLLAAEMYMNLSLDSLVKFGNKKEIYDRYMIMGEMYYKIGSVKESLKYFTLAMALQKKL, translated from the coding sequence ATGGGTGATTATATGGAAGTTCTTTCAATAGGAGAAAAGATAAAAAGAGCGAGAATATATAAGGGATATACATTAAAGGATGTATGTGATAATAAAATTTCGGTTTCTAAACTTAGCTGTATTGAAAATGATAAAGTTGTTCCAGAAAGTTGGATATTGGAGTATATATCTTCAAAGTTAAATTTAGATATAGAATATCTTAATGAAGATGTAGAAACTCAGATAAATAAAAATATAGATCGAATAGTAAAGAACAATGATTCGGAAGATTATCAAAAGAAACTTAAATATAATTTGATTATTGCTGATAAATATGGTCATTATGAATTAGCAGTTAGTATAATGCATCTTATATTTAGATATTTTATAGATAGAAATAATTTAAAAGAAGCACAAGAATTAATAGGGAATTATTATGATGTTTCCAATAAATCCAGTGACAATTCTTGTAAGTATAATTATTATATGGATATAGCTACATTATTTTATAAAAGCAATGAATTTTATCAAGCTTCTATTTATTTTAGAAATATAAGAAAATATGCATCATATGGAGAAGATAATAAGGTAATTGCATATAGTATATATGGAGAAATAAAATGTTATATAAAAATGCGATATTTTAATGATGCATATAAATTAGCTGATAAACTACAATTGTTATTAGAATATGTTTCTGATGATTTGAGAAGAGCTCAAATATATCAAACATTATCTATATTGTCACTTAGGGAAAATGACGGCAAGTTTAAAGATTATGAAAAAAATACATATGAATTGTATAAAGAACATAAAGATTATACTGCGAGAGCTATGTTTGATTTTGCAGCAACAATGTTTTCTATTGGAGAAAGCAATAGAGCAATTGATTACATAAAGAAAGCTATGAAGGTATATCCTTATAATGATAAAGAAAATTTAGTGAAATTTATGTTGAAGTGTACGGAGGAACTTATAAAAAACAATATTTTTGAAGAATCAAGTTCTTTAGTAGATACTACTTTAAATTATGCTATTAAATTAAATAACATAAAGTTTATTGAAAAGTCATATTATTTAAAAGCTATGCTTTTAAAACAACAAAATAATTTGTTAGCAGCTGAAATGTATATGAATTTATCACTTGATAGTCTGGTTAAATTTGGAAATAAAAAAGAGATATATGATAGATATATGATAATGGGAGAAATGTACTATAAGATAGGATCAGTTAAAGAATCTTTAAAGTATTTTACTCTTGCAATGGCATTGCAAAAGAAGCTATAA
- a CDS encoding helix-turn-helix domain-containing protein: protein MEILSLGEKIKRRRKELGMTLKDLAGDRITPGQISLVESGKSNPSMDLLEYLANSLNISIEYLMESEETQAEKICTYYENISESHIFNNQLNLAEQYIENAIFYGEKYSLEYRKAKNLYLRGEIYTLRKELGMAQQLFLSANVIFIKDNYYEDIINTYIKLGSITLDMQAYYSACSYFHQAEKVYEDNNLGNDFLIGQIYYYIANTYFKLEDIDKAINYSYLANTKFKKINDKKEYARSLMLLSKEYSEKGDIDNAIKYSNKTLKILKEIDDSQYIAQIENNLGKLFSEFDNIEESFIHLNKAKQLREEFKDVGYIETLENICTNYIKLKELEKAKIVLEEILDNKENGDKYTLYKYYLLKYRIDMLEEQFKEAENTLILALKYAEITELEDEYAEISILLGKFYIENGKDKEAAKYLSAGVEAFKKLGVLK from the coding sequence ATGGAGATATTGTCTTTAGGAGAAAAAATTAAACGAAGAAGAAAAGAACTGGGAATGACGTTGAAGGATCTAGCAGGGGATAGAATTACTCCGGGACAAATAAGTTTAGTAGAATCAGGTAAATCTAACCCAAGTATGGATTTATTAGAGTATTTAGCGAATTCTCTCAATATATCTATAGAATATTTAATGGAATCCGAAGAAACTCAAGCTGAAAAAATTTGTACTTATTATGAAAATATATCTGAATCGCATATTTTTAATAATCAATTAAATTTAGCAGAGCAATATATAGAAAATGCTATATTTTATGGTGAAAAATATAGTCTAGAGTATAGAAAGGCTAAAAATTTATACTTAAGAGGCGAAATTTATACGTTAAGAAAAGAACTAGGCATGGCTCAACAGTTGTTTTTATCTGCTAATGTAATTTTTATAAAAGATAATTATTATGAAGACATAATTAATACTTATATAAAGTTAGGATCAATAACTTTGGACATGCAAGCATATTATTCTGCATGTAGTTATTTTCATCAAGCAGAGAAGGTATATGAAGATAACAATTTAGGAAATGATTTTTTAATTGGACAAATTTATTATTATATTGCTAATACGTATTTTAAATTAGAGGATATTGATAAAGCTATAAACTATTCTTATTTAGCTAATACTAAATTTAAAAAGATAAATGATAAGAAAGAATATGCAAGATCTTTAATGTTGTTATCAAAGGAGTATAGCGAAAAGGGAGATATAGATAATGCAATAAAATATTCTAATAAAACTTTAAAAATATTAAAGGAGATTGATGATTCACAATATATAGCTCAGATTGAAAATAATTTAGGAAAATTATTTTCTGAATTTGATAATATAGAAGAATCATTTATTCATCTTAATAAAGCAAAACAGCTAAGAGAAGAGTTTAAAGATGTAGGATACATAGAGACTCTTGAAAATATATGTACAAACTATATAAAATTAAAGGAATTAGAAAAAGCTAAAATAGTTCTCGAAGAAATATTAGATAACAAAGAAAATGGAGACAAGTATACCCTTTATAAATACTATTTATTAAAATATAGAATAGATATGTTGGAAGAGCAATTTAAGGAAGCTGAAAATACTTTAATATTAGCATTAAAGTATGCAGAAATTACTGAACTTGAGGATGAGTATGCTGAGATATCTATTCTTTTAGGAAAATTTTATATAGAGAATGGTAAGGATAAAGAAGCTGCTAAGTATTTAAGTGCAGGTGTTGAGGCATTTAAAAAATTAGGTGTTTTAAAATAG
- a CDS encoding YtxH domain-containing protein produces the protein MHRFLRGLTTGAIIGATAGIMMSPQIDKRTRKKLMRSKRHMMHKAENMVENLTDWLS, from the coding sequence ATGCATAGATTTTTAAGAGGACTTACTACTGGTGCTATAATTGGAGCTACTGCTGGTATCATGATGTCACCACAGATAGATAAAAGAACTAGAAAAAAACTTATGAGAAGTAAAAGGCATATGATGCATAAAGCTGAAAATATGGTTGAAAATTTAACTGATTGGTTAAGCTAA
- a CDS encoding ribonuclease H1 domain-containing protein — translation MAKKVYAIKEGFDNEKNISVKDKIVDSWSECLNYVKGVKGAKYKSFTSIKEAEEYLSDGENLLKKGIDEYPQNIPNFYVDGSYNSGSSKYSYGLVMVEDGVIKYIENGAAENKTGKDVRQIAGELKAAIRSLQYAAENNIKNIVLIHDYVGVCYHATGVWQRREESSEKYYNDFNSIIKENDIKVIFVKVDSHTGDLYNEMVDEFAKAAADVTIKGETKKYLKDKKVVVKNMELKKKFLEILENDCMENIIIDEKYEKNKSKIENKEDCIKTVIEFIKNDKEKAKVYVQSLDSTKKNNLINYLIDNYKL, via the coding sequence ATGGCAAAAAAGGTATATGCTATAAAAGAAGGCTTTGATAATGAAAAGAATATATCAGTTAAAGATAAAATAGTAGATTCTTGGAGTGAGTGTTTAAACTATGTGAAGGGTGTAAAAGGAGCTAAATATAAAAGTTTTACATCTATTAAAGAAGCGGAAGAATATTTATCAGATGGTGAAAATCTTTTAAAAAAAGGAATAGATGAATATCCACAGAATATACCTAATTTTTATGTAGATGGAAGTTATAATTCCGGTAGCAGTAAATATTCTTATGGTTTAGTTATGGTTGAAGATGGTGTTATAAAATACATAGAAAATGGAGCGGCAGAAAATAAAACTGGTAAGGATGTAAGACAAATAGCTGGTGAACTTAAAGCAGCAATAAGATCACTTCAATATGCAGCAGAAAATAATATTAAAAATATTGTATTAATACACGATTATGTAGGTGTTTGTTATCATGCTACAGGTGTATGGCAAAGAAGAGAAGAATCATCTGAAAAGTATTACAATGATTTCAATTCAATAATAAAAGAAAATGATATAAAGGTTATTTTTGTAAAAGTAGATAGTCATACTGGAGATTTATATAATGAGATGGTAGATGAATTTGCTAAGGCAGCTGCTGATGTAACAATAAAAGGTGAAACAAAAAAATATTTAAAAGACAAAAAAGTAGTTGTGAAAAATATGGAACTTAAGAAAAAGTTCTTAGAAATATTAGAGAATGATTGTATGGAAAATATAATCATAGATGAAAAGTACGAAAAAAATAAATCTAAAATAGAAAATAAAGAAGATTGTATAAAAACAGTTATTGAATTTATTAAAAATGATAAAGAAAAAGCTAAAGTATATGTACAATCATTAGATAGTACTAAAAAAAATAACCTAATTAACTATTTAATAGATAATTATAAGTTATAA
- a CDS encoding YkvA family protein, translating to MNISNVNVRITEKDLLSIIEDNLKIKELNINNIEIGELIKVRGVYKKGINIKFEATLGLGSIKDNVLKLRIFKLKVGIFPIWTSLVNIIVKNILKNFKDIGITLEKKLIFIDFNILCNYIPSVDFVLKHITLFKNNAEVYIKNLAYKDNKEVFSLSDLKDKMNNKKNEEINNDEAVTKQEDGYFKIREDVKCKFSKEYDSIGEYVLLIPDIMVLLYRLMKDNRIDKKLKVSIGSLIAYLALPVDIIPDSIPILGKIDDFGIGFMLLDKIIDNIPEEIILEHWQGKVNIITKVKEVKSILFDSLGRKNTLMALNGCIVGLKKLIRKKRKKNYETK from the coding sequence ATGAACATATCTAATGTTAATGTTAGAATAACTGAGAAAGATCTTTTAAGTATAATAGAAGATAACTTAAAAATTAAAGAACTTAATATAAATAATATAGAAATTGGAGAACTTATAAAAGTAAGAGGAGTTTATAAAAAAGGTATAAACATTAAATTTGAAGCTACTTTAGGTTTAGGGAGTATAAAAGATAATGTTCTTAAGTTAAGAATTTTTAAATTAAAAGTTGGAATATTTCCTATATGGACAAGTCTTGTTAATATTATTGTAAAAAATATATTAAAGAATTTTAAAGACATTGGTATTACTTTAGAAAAAAAACTTATATTTATTGATTTTAATATATTGTGTAATTATATACCATCTGTAGATTTTGTTTTAAAACATATAACGTTATTTAAAAATAATGCAGAAGTGTATATTAAGAATTTAGCATACAAGGATAATAAAGAAGTTTTCTCTTTAAGTGATCTAAAAGACAAAATGAATAATAAAAAAAATGAAGAGATAAATAATGATGAGGCAGTAACTAAGCAAGAAGATGGATACTTTAAAATTAGAGAAGATGTTAAGTGTAAGTTTTCTAAGGAATATGACTCTATTGGAGAATATGTTTTATTAATACCAGATATTATGGTTTTATTATATAGGCTTATGAAGGATAATAGAATAGATAAAAAATTAAAGGTATCAATAGGTAGTCTTATAGCATATTTAGCATTACCAGTAGATATTATTCCAGATTCAATTCCTATATTAGGAAAAATAGATGACTTTGGAATAGGCTTTATGCTTTTGGATAAAATTATAGATAATATTCCAGAAGAAATAATTTTAGAGCATTGGCAAGGAAAAGTAAATATTATAACTAAGGTAAAAGAAGTAAAGAGTATATTGTTTGATTCATTAGGTAGAAAAAATACTCTTATGGCTTTAAATGGATGTATAGTAGGATTAAAAAAATTAATAAGGAAGAAAAGAAAGAAAAATTATGAAACGAAATAA
- a CDS encoding ATP-dependent metallopeptidase FtsH/Yme1/Tma family protein, which produces MNKFKSKYTIISLMTLVLSLILIFVNTSFLRPKTFESYNKFLEDFKNKQVSTIYYTDSPKLNIKLNNGKIYETDNPRNNNFKELMLKTGISVKESSYMRPMEIIPNILLLLSILSLIAIAIKFTRQTSKTGSSLDFLETNVVGNTGFNFDNVAGNIEAKESIKDIVDFLKSPEKYKSYGAKMPRGLILYGEPGTGKTLLAKAVAGEANVPFYAMSGSDFVQIYVGVGASRIRQLFKKARSHGKAVIFIDEIDAIGKKRSNSTAGGSDERDQTLNALLTEMSGFKETDGIVVIAATNRLDMLDSALLRPGRFDRHIEVSLPDIIAREKILNLYLKDKPSKNININLWAQKTAMFSGAKLEHLVNEAAILACKDNSEYIEDIHLHNAFSIVLAGYEKQDRDHIKNLDKKITAYHEAGHALVSAKVLPNEKLSKVTIIPTTKGAGGYTLSIPEDKMYQSKEYLLNRIMVLLGGRAAEEIIFGKDKITTGAYSDLKHSTKLINNMITLYGMGNSLGLLTLSEIGHVSSSTQSMLINECKSNLENLYNETKSIILNNKNILENLATTLLNEESLYDEKLQQILNFS; this is translated from the coding sequence TTGAATAAATTTAAAAGTAAGTATACAATTATTTCACTAATGACTTTAGTATTATCCCTGATTCTCATATTTGTTAATACATCTTTTTTACGTCCTAAGACTTTCGAATCTTACAATAAGTTTCTAGAAGACTTTAAAAACAAGCAAGTTTCTACCATATATTATACAGACTCACCAAAATTAAACATAAAACTTAATAACGGAAAAATATACGAAACCGATAACCCTAGAAATAATAATTTTAAAGAGCTTATGCTAAAGACTGGAATATCGGTTAAAGAAAGTAGCTACATGCGTCCAATGGAGATTATTCCAAATATTTTGTTATTGCTATCCATTTTAAGTTTAATCGCTATTGCTATAAAATTTACACGCCAAACTTCTAAAACAGGATCTTCTTTAGATTTTCTAGAAACTAATGTAGTAGGTAATACAGGTTTTAACTTTGATAATGTAGCTGGAAACATAGAAGCTAAAGAAAGTATTAAAGATATTGTAGATTTTCTAAAATCTCCTGAAAAGTATAAGTCTTACGGTGCCAAAATGCCTAGGGGATTGATTTTATACGGTGAACCTGGAACAGGGAAAACACTTCTTGCTAAAGCAGTTGCAGGAGAAGCTAATGTACCATTTTACGCCATGTCTGGATCAGATTTTGTTCAAATATATGTAGGGGTTGGAGCTAGTAGGATAAGACAACTTTTTAAAAAGGCTCGTTCCCACGGAAAAGCAGTTATTTTTATAGATGAAATTGATGCTATCGGTAAAAAAAGAAGTAATTCAACTGCTGGTGGTTCTGATGAAAGAGATCAAACACTTAATGCACTTTTAACAGAAATGTCAGGATTTAAAGAAACGGATGGAATAGTTGTTATAGCTGCTACCAACCGACTTGATATGCTAGATAGTGCACTACTTAGACCTGGTAGATTTGATAGACATATAGAAGTATCCCTTCCAGATATTATTGCCCGAGAAAAAATATTAAATTTATATTTAAAAGATAAACCTTCTAAAAATATAAATATTAATCTTTGGGCACAAAAAACTGCTATGTTCTCTGGAGCGAAACTTGAACATCTAGTTAATGAAGCCGCTATTCTTGCTTGTAAAGATAACAGTGAATATATAGAAGATATACATCTTCACAATGCCTTTTCAATAGTACTTGCAGGATATGAAAAACAAGATAGAGATCATATAAAAAATTTAGATAAAAAAATTACAGCTTACCATGAAGCTGGACATGCTCTTGTATCTGCTAAAGTTCTTCCTAATGAAAAACTTTCTAAAGTAACTATAATACCAACTACTAAAGGTGCTGGTGGATATACTTTAAGTATTCCCGAAGATAAAATGTATCAAAGTAAGGAATACTTATTAAACAGAATTATGGTTCTTTTAGGTGGTAGAGCTGCCGAAGAAATTATTTTTGGCAAAGATAAAATAACTACTGGTGCTTATAGTGATTTAAAACATTCTACAAAATTAATAAACAACATGATAACTTTATATGGTATGGGAAACTCTCTAGGTCTGCTTACATTATCGGAAATAGGCCATGTTTCTTCCTCTACTCAAAGTATGTTAATAAACGAATGTAAATCAAACCTAGAAAATCTATATAACGAAACCAAATCCATAATACTTAATAATAAAAATATTTTAGAAAATCTAGCTACAACTCTGCTTAACGAAGAAAGTTTATATGATGAAAAATTACAACAAATATTAAATTTTTCATAA
- a CDS encoding response regulator produces MKKYIPEINGILRSNMIKVPQIIREASGIIVLGKRIKSLVFTTDIALIKNTNADAIMAVYPFTPQPVITASIMIGTDKPVFCGVGGGITTGKRVVNLALDAEFKGAFGVVVNAPTANSVITGVRKTIDIPLIVTVISEKEDIKSRIDSGASILNVSAGKRTAEVVRSIRNRFPDIPIIATGGSNDESIKQTIDAGANAITVTPPSSEDIFAEIMLRYRKQYEENGEIKQYY; encoded by the coding sequence ATGAAAAAGTACATACCAGAGATAAATGGAATTTTAAGAAGTAATATGATTAAAGTCCCACAAATCATAAGAGAGGCTAGTGGAATCATAGTTCTTGGTAAAAGAATAAAGTCTTTAGTTTTTACAACAGATATTGCACTTATAAAAAATACAAATGCTGACGCTATAATGGCTGTTTATCCATTTACTCCTCAGCCTGTTATAACTGCAAGTATAATGATTGGAACAGATAAGCCTGTATTTTGCGGTGTAGGTGGAGGAATAACTACTGGTAAGAGAGTTGTTAATTTAGCGTTAGATGCTGAATTTAAAGGTGCTTTTGGAGTAGTGGTAAATGCACCAACAGCTAATTCTGTCATAACTGGAGTAAGAAAAACTATAGATATTCCTTTAATAGTTACTGTAATATCTGAAAAGGAAGATATTAAGTCAAGAATAGATTCAGGAGCAAGTATTTTAAATGTATCTGCAGGAAAGAGAACGGCAGAAGTTGTAAGAAGTATTAGAAATAGATTTCCTGATATACCTATAATAGCAACAGGAGGATCTAATGATGAAAGTATAAAGCAAACTATAGATGCTGGAGCAAATGCAATTACTGTAACACCACCATCTTCAGAAGATATTTTTGCTGAAATAATGTTAAGATATAGAAAGCAGTATGAAGAGAACGGAGAAATAAAGCAATATTATTAA
- a CDS encoding rhomboid family intramembrane serine protease, giving the protein MKNNIIKYIINELNKHTECNIEEFNSTDKERNFWGISRKFRKLTEYIVFLREDEFNSLDTKFIYNKNLDVMLTTVLIVNEYNDKCNWNLIAENYKDNMVVVSEKKNKVLYFSKNTITLASQIQYILDDMKKSKAIKDKIFSSKITTALIIINIIAYIITAVLSKNILDSDIRVLIFLGAKENTFIASGQYYRLITCMFLHGGLMHLILNMYALESLGPMIEKSYGKMKYIIIYLVGGLISSISSYIFSNGVSIGASGAIFSLLGAILVLTIKMRSVVGKDVIKSVISVIVINIFIGLAIPNIDNFAHIGGLLGGVFLSIILNTKVNKR; this is encoded by the coding sequence ATGAAAAACAATATTATTAAATATATAATAAATGAACTTAATAAACATACTGAGTGCAATATAGAGGAATTTAATTCTACAGATAAAGAAAGAAACTTTTGGGGTATTAGTAGAAAGTTTCGTAAATTAACAGAATATATTGTATTTTTAAGGGAAGATGAGTTCAATAGTTTGGACACTAAATTTATTTATAATAAAAATTTAGATGTTATGCTTACTACAGTTCTTATAGTAAATGAATATAATGATAAATGTAATTGGAACTTAATTGCTGAAAACTATAAAGATAATATGGTTGTTGTAAGCGAAAAAAAAAATAAAGTATTATATTTTTCAAAAAATACAATAACTTTAGCTTCACAGATTCAATATATACTTGACGATATGAAAAAATCAAAAGCAATAAAAGATAAAATCTTTAGTTCTAAAATAACAACAGCATTAATTATTATTAATATAATTGCATACATAATAACCGCTGTACTTTCAAAAAATATTTTAGATAGTGATATTAGAGTATTAATTTTTCTAGGAGCTAAAGAGAATACTTTTATAGCAAGTGGCCAATATTATAGATTGATTACCTGTATGTTTTTACATGGTGGGCTTATGCATTTAATATTAAATATGTATGCGTTAGAATCATTAGGACCTATGATTGAAAAAAGTTATGGTAAGATGAAGTATATTATAATATACTTAGTAGGTGGTTTAATATCGTCTATTTCAAGTTATATTTTTTCAAATGGAGTATCTATAGGGGCATCGGGTGCAATATTCTCACTTTTAGGAGCAATACTTGTACTTACAATTAAAATGAGAAGTGTGGTAGGAAAAGATGTAATAAAAAGTGTTATTTCAGTAATAGTTATTAATATTTTTATAGGACTTGCCATACCTAATATAGATAACTTTGCACATATTGGAGGACTTTTAGGAGGAGTATTTTTATCAATTATACTCAATACTAAGGTTAATAAAAGATAG
- a CDS encoding HD-GYP domain-containing protein: MRLEFINRVNEGEILGKNIFTNDGGILLRAGIKLTDHYINKLKQLGVLYLYIQDEKLEDVDVEDSRLVKIKQVAMKSMNDIVKNIHQCNYKKTKDSLTIIEDLIDYIIEDGDVNKSLYDIKTYDNYTYVHCVDTGIMAGFLGLSLNFHEYDLKELGKGAILHDIGKTQVPLKILNKNGPLSDEEFAEIKKHPIYGKNILKKNFNISDIVLNVVEQHHERVDGTGYPYGLSKNSISRHGKVACICDVYDALSSDRCYRKKIKPNEVYEFILGQSGKMFDCDIIRKFKDTFAIFPLGCCVKLSNGVEGYVVKQNKGFPDRPIIRVIYNSKTKDTIPFYEINLLKSLDITITSVV, encoded by the coding sequence ATGAGATTAGAATTTATAAATAGAGTAAATGAAGGTGAGATTTTAGGGAAAAATATATTTACAAATGATGGTGGAATATTATTAAGAGCCGGTATTAAGCTTACAGATCATTATATAAATAAATTGAAGCAATTAGGTGTATTATATTTATATATACAAGATGAAAAATTGGAAGATGTAGATGTAGAAGATAGTCGTCTTGTTAAGATTAAGCAAGTAGCAATGAAGAGTATGAATGACATTGTAAAGAACATACACCAGTGTAATTATAAAAAAACAAAAGATTCATTAACAATAATTGAAGATTTAATAGATTATATTATTGAAGATGGTGATGTTAATAAAAGCTTATATGATATAAAAACATATGATAATTATACTTATGTCCATTGTGTGGATACTGGGATAATGGCTGGATTTTTAGGATTATCTTTAAATTTTCATGAATATGATCTTAAGGAACTTGGAAAAGGTGCTATACTTCATGATATAGGAAAGACCCAAGTACCACTGAAAATTTTAAACAAAAATGGTCCTCTAAGTGATGAAGAATTTGCTGAAATAAAAAAGCATCCTATATATGGAAAGAATATATTAAAAAAGAATTTTAATATTTCAGATATTGTTCTAAATGTAGTAGAGCAACATCATGAAAGGGTAGATGGCACAGGATATCCATATGGATTAAGTAAAAATTCTATTTCTAGGCATGGAAAAGTAGCTTGTATTTGTGATGTTTATGATGCCTTAAGTAGTGATAGATGCTATAGGAAAAAGATAAAACCTAATGAAGTTTATGAATTCATATTAGGGCAAAGTGGAAAGATGTTTGATTGTGATATAATACGAAAATTTAAAGATACTTTTGCCATATTTCCACTAGGATGTTGCGTTAAATTATCTAACGGAGTAGAAGGATATGTAGTAAAACAAAATAAGGGATTTCCGGATAGACCAATAATAAGAGTAATATATAATTCTAAAACAAAAGACACTATTCCATTTTATGAAATAAATTTATTAAAAAGTTTAGATATTACTATTACTTCTGTTGTATAA